One region of Malania oleifera isolate guangnan ecotype guangnan chromosome 6, ASM2987363v1, whole genome shotgun sequence genomic DNA includes:
- the LOC131158214 gene encoding uncharacterized protein LOC131158214 gives MAPSSVKPISSPVPEAWYPTLSVFLLAIGLLVTASFFIYETTSSRRSRSLAKELTTGAVASVFLGFGSLFLLLANGVYV, from the exons ATG gCTCCATCATCGGTGAAACCCATCTCCAGCCCTGTTCCTGAAGCGTGGTACCCAACCCTTTCAGTTTTCTTGCTAGCGATTGGCCTCCTCGTCACTGCTTCATTCTTCAT CTATGAAACAACCTCTTCTAGGCGAAGCCGCAGCCTTGCCAAGGAGCTGACCACAGGAGCTGTGGCTTCTGTTTTCTTG GGTTTTGGGTCCTTGTTCTTGCTGCTTGCCAATGGTGTTTATGTTTGA